From a single Pseudophryne corroboree isolate aPseCor3 chromosome 6, aPseCor3.hap2, whole genome shotgun sequence genomic region:
- the LOC134934572 gene encoding putative nuclease HARBI1 translates to MSLLTEIRENKPEDYRNYLRMDDATFQELLGFVTPYIERQDTKMRRAIPAEERLTATLRFLATALEDLKFGTFISHQALGRIIPDTCKAIVKLPASTSQWQPVAEEFATTWHFPNCGGAIDGKHVRINPPANSGYFYFSYKGYFSIVLMAVVNANYKFICIDVGKNGHASDGGSLKNTTFYERLTTKTLNLPSREQTQHGLNFGFMADEAFTLHESVMKPYQRQLIREKRIYNFRLSRARRIVENTFGILSSRFRIFLMASNLQVEKIDWVVSAYCILHNYLRSKTTQHRTQPRGVSGDPDPEHPE, encoded by the exons atgtcgctcctgaccGAGATTAGGGAGAACAAGCCAGAGGACTATCGGAACTACCTGCGAATGGATGACGCTACtttccaggagttgctgggctttgtgactccctacatcgagaggcaagacaccaagatgcggagggccatccctgctgaggagaggctgactgctacgCTGAGGTTCCTGGCCACAGCGTTGGAGGACCTGAAGTTCGGGACCTTCATCTCCCACCAGGCTTTGGGTCGGAtaatccctgacacctgcaaggccattgtgaag ctccctgcaagtacatctCAATGGCAACccgtggcagaggagtttgccaccacctggcattTCCCGAACTGTGGTGGAGCGATAGATGGCAAGCACGTCCGCATCAACCCCCCTGCAAACAGCGGCTACTTTTATTTTAgttataaagggtatttcagcatcgtgctgatggcagtggtgaatgccaactataAATTCATATGTATTGACGTTGGCAAAAACGGTCATGCATCAGATGGTGGctcgctgaagaataccaccttctatgagcggctcaccacaaagaccctgaacttgccatctagggagcaaacccaGCACGGCCTCAATTTTGGTTTCATGGCTGATGAGGCATTCACACTTCACGAGAGCGTTATGAAGCCGTACCAAAGGCAGCTTATAAGGGAGAAGCGCATCTACAATTTTAGGCTTTCCCGGGCACgacgaattgtagagaacacttttgggaTCCTGTCTAGCCGCTTCCGCATATTCCTTATGGCTAGcaatttgcaggtggagaagattgaTTGGGTGGTGTCTGCGTACTGTATTctgcataactatttgcgcagcaaaaccacccagcataggacacagCCCAGAGGAGTGTCAGGAGACCCAGACCCTGAACACCCAGAGTAG